The Vibrio sp. 16 genome segment CTTCTTCTACAGCCCACATTGGGACGGGTTGAATCACGCTGTACACAGCACTTGGTTTGGTGTCTTAGCGGAAACAGGTTTTTTGGGACTGCTCGTGTTCATCTGGTTAATCATTGGCTTACTCAAAACCAGCCGGCAAACCATGAAAAGTCTGGACGCAAACCCTGCACTTTTCTCACCACTTTTCGTTGCGACTTCTATGGCGGTTTATGCTGGCATTGTCGGAACCATTGTCTCTGGCACTTTCCTCACCCAAGGCTTCACTTGGCCGATTTATATCTTGGCCGCGCTGTGCATTGCTATCTCTCGCATCACTCAAAATTCAACTCAAAATGAGAAAACCGCTCAAAGCGACAGTTAAGACAGTTTAACTATTTGTAATTGTTCAGGTTATTTTCTGGCACGCTCTGTGTAATAGCTAACTCATAACTCGTAAATTGAGGATGGGCTTATGCTAACGCAACAACTCAACGGATTAAAAATTTGGCTTAAAGAGAGTGACAACCCAACCTCTCGCAAAGTGTTTCTCATTTTGAAAGCGGTCAGAGCGTGCGATCTACCCACCCCAAAGTGGTTCAACACTCTGATAGCTGCGCTGTATAACCTGTTTAACAGCGTCATAGCCAGCGTCTTGCGAGTATTGATCCATACGCCAGCATTTAAAGGGCGCCTAAGTCAGTATGGTCGAGGTTTGTATCTATTTGGGGGCGTTCCATTTGTGTCTGGTCCTCTCGAAATTTCGATCGGTGATGATTGCCGCATTTCCGGACAAACCACCTTCAGCGGTCGCCCACAAACTCACCGTCCTCAATTGATCGTTGGCAGCAATGTGGATATCGGCTGGCAAAGCACGTTCGCCGTTGGCCGGAAAATTGAAATTCAAGACAACGTTCGCATTGCGGGTCGCGC includes the following:
- a CDS encoding acyltransferase, which encodes MLTQQLNGLKIWLKESDNPTSRKVFLILKAVRACDLPTPKWFNTLIAALYNLFNSVIASVLRVLIHTPAFKGRLSQYGRGLYLFGGVPFVSGPLEISIGDDCRISGQTTFSGRPQTHRPQLIVGSNVDIGWQSTFAVGRKIEIQDNVRIAGRAFFFGYSGHSMDAALRAKGDGDLEQDIGDIVLEKDVWIGTNVTICPDVTIGQGSIIGTGSVVTKDIPPYVVAVGNPAKVVRSLDKSEV